One stretch of Streptomyces zhihengii DNA includes these proteins:
- a CDS encoding acyltransferase has protein sequence MPTNRDTPASFGAWRRRVLARAVHRGWRWVQEAGSVTAEHPGRLRFRRLGHGTRLAFPQGTVFGEPWIELGSHCIIAEQVTLTAGMMPGLDLGPDPILTLGDGVVLGRGSHVIADTRVTIGSDTYCGPYVYITSTNHSYDDPGQPVGKQWPRAEPVEIGPGCWLGTGAVILPGARLGRNVVVAAGAVVRGEVPDHAVVAGAPARVVRSWDPVDGWRPPLRTPAPVPIPEGVTPEQLLALADLDEV, from the coding sequence GTGCCCACGAACCGCGACACCCCGGCCAGCTTCGGCGCCTGGCGCCGCCGCGTCCTCGCGCGCGCCGTCCACCGCGGGTGGCGGTGGGTGCAGGAGGCCGGTTCCGTCACCGCCGAGCATCCCGGGCGGCTCCGCTTCCGGCGGCTCGGCCACGGCACCCGGCTGGCCTTCCCGCAGGGGACCGTCTTCGGCGAGCCGTGGATCGAGCTCGGCTCCCACTGCATCATCGCGGAGCAGGTGACGCTCACGGCCGGCATGATGCCCGGGCTCGACCTCGGGCCCGACCCGATCCTGACCCTGGGCGACGGCGTGGTGCTCGGGCGCGGCAGCCATGTCATCGCCGACACCCGGGTGACCATCGGCTCGGACACCTACTGCGGGCCGTACGTCTACATCACGTCCACGAACCACAGTTACGACGACCCGGGGCAGCCGGTCGGCAAGCAGTGGCCGCGCGCCGAGCCGGTCGAGATCGGGCCCGGCTGCTGGCTCGGCACCGGCGCGGTGATCCTCCCCGGGGCGCGGCTCGGCCGCAACGTGGTGGTCGCCGCCGGCGCGGTCGTCCGCGGCGAGGTCCCCGACCACGCGGTGGTCGCCGGGGCGCCCGCCCGTGTGGTGCGCAGCTGGGACCCGGTCGACGGCTGGCGCCCGCCGCTGCGCACACCGGCCCCCGTGCCGATCCCCGAGGGCGTGACGCCCGAGCAGCTCCTGGCGCTCGCGGACCTGGACGAGGTCTGA
- a CDS encoding YbaK/EbsC family protein — protein sequence MRAPIGAFDDATPAPDRLDLLIEPVAAAVRDWHGDVPAEDLLHVDTDPAIADTAVFTEHYGRDLLDVSANCVIVAGKRAGETTTAACLVLSRTRVDVNGAVRRHLGARKASFASMEAATGGTGMEYGGITPIGLPAGWPLLVDAAVAATEWVLIGSGRRRGKLIVPGRTFEGLPGAVVVEGLGV from the coding sequence ATGCGCGCACCCATCGGAGCCTTCGACGACGCCACGCCCGCCCCCGACCGCCTCGACCTGCTGATCGAGCCGGTCGCCGCGGCGGTCCGCGACTGGCACGGCGACGTCCCCGCCGAGGACCTGCTCCACGTCGACACCGACCCGGCGATCGCCGACACGGCCGTCTTCACCGAGCACTACGGACGCGACCTGCTGGACGTGTCGGCGAACTGCGTGATCGTGGCGGGCAAGCGCGCGGGCGAGACCACGACGGCCGCCTGCCTCGTGCTCTCCCGCACCCGCGTCGACGTCAACGGCGCCGTCCGCCGCCACCTCGGGGCGCGCAAGGCCTCGTTCGCGTCCATGGAGGCCGCCACCGGCGGGACGGGCATGGAGTACGGCGGGATCACCCCCATCGGGCTCCCCGCCGGCTGGCCGCTGCTGGTCGACGCGGCGGTCGCCGCCACGGAGTGGGTGCTGATCGGCAGCGGCCGCAGGCGCGGCAAGCTGATCGTGCCCGGCCGGACCTTCGAAGGGCTGCCGGGCGCGGTGGTCGTCGAGGGCCTGGGCGTCTGA
- a CDS encoding CoA-binding protein has product MYADDETIRRILTTTGDTWAVVGLSDNRSRAAYGVAQILQRFGKRVVPVHPKAATVHGEQGYASLADIPFPVDVVDVFVNSDLAGQVADEAVAAGAKAVWFQLGVVDPEAYARTREAGLDMVMDRCPAIEIPRLG; this is encoded by the coding sequence ATGTACGCAGACGACGAGACGATCCGCCGCATCCTCACCACCACGGGCGACACCTGGGCGGTGGTGGGCCTGTCGGACAACCGGTCGCGCGCCGCGTACGGCGTCGCGCAGATCCTCCAGCGCTTCGGCAAGCGGGTGGTGCCGGTGCATCCGAAGGCCGCGACGGTGCACGGCGAGCAGGGCTACGCCTCGCTCGCCGACATCCCGTTCCCCGTCGACGTGGTGGACGTGTTCGTGAACTCCGACCTCGCCGGGCAGGTCGCCGACGAGGCGGTCGCGGCCGGTGCGAAGGCCGTGTGGTTCCAGCTCGGCGTGGTCGACCCGGAGGCGTACGCCCGTACCCGGGAGGCCGGTCTCGACATGGTGATGGACCGCTGCCCGGCAATCGAGATCCCGCGGCTGGGCTGA
- a CDS encoding YigZ family protein, with protein MQDQYRTVAREGVHETEINRSRFLCSLAPAATEEEAQAFVARVRAQHPAATHNCFAYVVGADASVQRASDDGEPGGTAGVPMLQMLLRREVRYTAAVVTRYYGGVKLGAGGLIRAYGGVVGEALDTLGTVVRTRFRIVRVTVDHQRAGKVENDLRATGRDVRGVTYAGRVTIEVGLPDAEVDALRAHLADVTAGTAVVELGGEAYGDA; from the coding sequence ATGCAGGACCAGTACCGGACGGTCGCCCGCGAGGGCGTCCACGAGACCGAGATCAACCGCTCGCGCTTCCTCTGCTCGCTCGCGCCCGCGGCCACCGAGGAGGAGGCCCAGGCGTTCGTCGCCCGCGTCCGCGCGCAGCACCCCGCCGCCACCCACAACTGCTTCGCCTACGTGGTCGGAGCGGACGCCTCCGTGCAGCGGGCGAGCGACGACGGCGAGCCCGGCGGCACGGCCGGGGTGCCCATGCTCCAGATGCTCCTGCGGCGCGAGGTCCGCTACACGGCGGCGGTCGTCACCCGGTACTACGGCGGGGTCAAGCTCGGCGCGGGCGGACTGATCCGCGCCTACGGAGGCGTGGTCGGCGAGGCGCTGGACACCCTCGGCACCGTGGTCCGCACCCGGTTCCGGATCGTCCGGGTCACCGTCGACCACCAGCGCGCCGGCAAGGTGGAGAACGACCTGCGGGCCACCGGCCGCGACGTGCGCGGCGTCACCTACGCCGGCCGGGTCACCATCGAGGTCGGCCTGCCCGACGCCGAGGTGGACGCCCTCCGCGCCCACCTCGCCGACGTCACCGCGGGCACGGCGGTGGTGGAACTCGGCGGCGAGGCGTACGGCGATGCCTGA
- a CDS encoding exonuclease SbcCD subunit D — protein sequence MRLLHTSDWHLGRSLHRVSMLDAQAAFLDHLVAAVHEHEADAVLVAGDVYDRAVPPLAAVELFDRALHRLAAAGVPTVMISGNHDSARRLGVGSGLIERAGIHLRTDPAGCATPVLLSDEHGPVACYGLPYLEPALVRERLGAERTAHEAVLAAAMERVREDLAGRAPGTRSVVLAHAFVAGGEESDSERDITVGGVAAVPAGVFHGVDYVALGHLHGAQTVTDRIRYSGSPLAYSFSEAAHRKTMWLIDLDARGEVTAERIDCPVPRPLARLHGTLGELLDDPRLARHETSFVEATLTDAVRPADPMARLAARFPHTLSLVFAPERAPEDGTASYAQRLSGRSDQQIAEDFVAHVRGGSGPDGDERAVLHGAFDDVRVDAGVREVAG from the coding sequence ATGAGACTCCTGCACACGTCGGACTGGCACCTGGGGCGCTCGCTGCACCGGGTGAGCATGCTCGACGCCCAGGCCGCCTTCCTCGACCACCTGGTGGCCGCCGTCCACGAGCACGAGGCCGACGCCGTCCTCGTAGCCGGTGACGTGTACGACCGCGCCGTGCCGCCGCTCGCCGCCGTCGAGCTGTTCGACCGCGCGCTCCACCGGCTCGCGGCCGCCGGGGTCCCGACGGTGATGATCTCCGGGAACCACGACTCCGCCCGCCGCCTCGGCGTCGGCTCCGGCCTGATCGAGCGGGCCGGCATCCATCTGCGCACCGACCCGGCCGGCTGCGCCACCCCCGTGCTGCTCTCCGACGAACACGGCCCCGTCGCCTGCTACGGCCTGCCCTATCTCGAACCGGCCCTGGTCAGGGAGCGCCTCGGTGCCGAGCGCACCGCCCACGAGGCGGTGCTCGCCGCCGCGATGGAGCGGGTGCGGGAGGACCTCGCCGGCCGGGCGCCCGGCACCCGCTCCGTCGTCCTCGCCCACGCCTTCGTCGCCGGCGGCGAGGAGAGCGACAGCGAACGGGACATCACCGTCGGCGGGGTCGCCGCCGTCCCGGCCGGGGTCTTCCACGGCGTCGACTACGTCGCCCTCGGCCACCTCCACGGCGCCCAGACCGTCACCGACCGGATCCGCTACTCCGGCTCCCCGCTCGCCTACTCGTTCTCCGAGGCGGCCCACCGCAAGACGATGTGGCTGATCGACCTGGACGCGCGGGGCGAGGTGACGGCCGAGCGGATCGACTGCCCGGTGCCCCGGCCGCTCGCCCGGCTCCACGGCACGCTCGGCGAACTGCTCGACGACCCGCGGCTCGCACGCCACGAGACGTCGTTCGTCGAGGCCACCCTCACCGACGCGGTGCGCCCCGCCGACCCGATGGCCCGGCTCGCCGCACGCTTCCCGCACACCCTCAGCCTCGTCTTCGCCCCGGAGCGCGCCCCCGAGGACGGCACCGCCTCCTACGCGCAGCGCCTCAGCGGGCGGTCCGACCAGCAGATCGCGGAGGACTTCGTGGCCCACGTCCGCGGCGGCAGCGGGCCCGACGGCGACGAACGGGCCGTGCTGCACGGCGCGTTCGACGACGTCCGGGTGGACGCCGGGGTGCGCGAGGTGGCCGGGTGA
- a CDS encoding AAA family ATPase, translating into MRLHRMSVTAFGPFGATQEIDFDALSKAGLFLLHGPTGAGKTSVLDAVCFALYGAVPGARQSPGTSLRSDHAEVRTPTEVTLELTLGERRLEITRHPAQPRPKARGTGFVTERARSRLREYDSATGQWKALSTSHQEIGEEITQLIGMSREQFCQVVLLPQGDFARFLRADAEARGRLLGRLFDTRRFAAVEERLAELRRGAEQQVRTGDERLLAVAHRMEQAAAGSAGDWPAPDRQPGDPGLAGAVLQWAAVARAGAREERDVAEARADAAGERHTAARHALDAARERARLQQRYAETRRRADALEEARPRHDALAAETDRARRADRVLPALRLRDEAARAHRAALTGRERSRAGLPDDLAGADAERLTAREHALRGELGALESARRAERRSAEITRERAETDRQARADEDALHEASAWLDGWEARRGRHTARITAAQEAATRAEHLAGRLAPARDRLAAACERDELAARAERAEARLRTAHTGVNEARAHWLDLKERRLRGIAAEIASALEPGAPCAVCGSAEHPAPARAEAGHVDRAAEEAAYEASVRAEQTRAAAERELAVTRESHTTAALRARAPVPSGAAPGPAAPDGDDTKARLAPATAARSASGGSGIPHALGEADAGRMSGQDGMVRGRGASGGAEGDRAPATAARSACGASAVPHALGEADAGRMSGQDGMVRDRGASGGAEGDRAPATAARSASGASAVPHAFGEADAGQDPGAAEAAPDGTEARLAPAADAPDGGGDGVARSRVVAGEGRERAGVPGPREGDVDPAVDDLRAAVAELERRHAEAHRTAAGMHDAREALERGEREHRERLEARRAAERSIAARLSRREAIDQEQAAIEDELARARGGAASVADHAARLERRIGLLAAAAEALRQLGTAEQRLAEAGERLADAARDAGFATVDDAADAVLDERARREAEAGVESWRTEAAAVAERLAEDDARAAAGLPAAAPEAAAALAAAAERESREAAAALAAARERCAALDRLSAGAAEEVRGLGPLRERYDRVARLAGLTAGTSADNERKMRLESYVLAARLEQVAAAATVRLQRMSSGRYTLVHSDARAGGRRAGLGLHVVDAWTGRERDTATLSGGETFFASLALALGLADVVTDEAGGTRLDTLFVDEGFGSLDEQTLDEVLDVLDSLRERDRSVGIVSHVGDLRRRIPVQLEVVKDRSGSAVRLRTGDVLAD; encoded by the coding sequence GTGAGGCTGCACCGGATGTCCGTCACGGCCTTCGGGCCGTTCGGCGCCACCCAGGAGATCGACTTCGACGCCCTCTCCAAGGCGGGCCTCTTCCTGCTCCACGGCCCCACCGGCGCGGGCAAGACCTCCGTGCTGGACGCCGTCTGCTTCGCCCTGTACGGCGCCGTCCCCGGCGCCCGCCAGAGCCCCGGCACCTCCCTGCGCAGCGACCACGCCGAGGTGCGCACCCCCACCGAGGTGACCCTCGAACTCACCCTCGGCGAGCGCCGGCTGGAGATCACCCGCCACCCCGCGCAGCCCCGCCCCAAGGCACGCGGCACCGGCTTCGTCACCGAACGGGCCCGCAGCAGGCTGCGCGAGTACGACTCCGCGACCGGGCAGTGGAAGGCCCTGAGCACCTCCCACCAGGAGATCGGCGAGGAGATCACCCAGCTCATCGGCATGAGCCGGGAGCAGTTCTGCCAGGTCGTCCTGCTGCCCCAGGGCGACTTCGCCCGCTTCCTGCGCGCCGACGCCGAGGCCCGCGGCCGGCTCCTCGGCCGGCTCTTCGACACCCGCCGCTTCGCCGCCGTGGAGGAGCGCCTCGCCGAACTGCGCCGCGGCGCGGAACAGCAGGTGCGCACCGGCGACGAGCGGCTGCTCGCCGTCGCCCACCGGATGGAACAGGCCGCGGCGGGCTCCGCGGGCGACTGGCCCGCCCCCGACCGGCAGCCGGGCGACCCCGGACTGGCCGGTGCCGTCCTCCAGTGGGCCGCCGTGGCCCGGGCCGGCGCCCGCGAGGAACGGGACGTCGCCGAGGCGCGCGCCGATGCGGCCGGGGAGCGGCACACCGCCGCCCGCCACGCCCTCGACGCCGCACGCGAACGCGCCCGCCTCCAGCAGCGGTACGCCGAGACCCGGCGGCGCGCCGACGCCCTGGAGGAGGCACGCCCCCGCCACGACGCCCTCGCCGCCGAGACGGACCGGGCCCGCCGCGCGGACCGGGTGCTGCCCGCCCTCCGCCTGCGCGACGAGGCCGCACGCGCCCACCGGGCCGCCCTCACCGGCCGTGAACGGTCCCGCGCGGGGCTGCCCGACGACCTGGCCGGCGCGGACGCCGAGCGGCTCACCGCCCGGGAGCACGCCCTGCGCGGCGAACTGGGCGCCCTGGAGTCCGCCCGCAGGGCGGAGCGGCGCAGCGCCGAGATCACCCGCGAGCGCGCCGAGACCGACCGCCAGGCCCGTGCCGACGAGGACGCCCTGCACGAGGCGTCGGCCTGGCTTGACGGCTGGGAGGCCCGGCGCGGCCGCCACACCGCGCGCATCACCGCCGCGCAGGAGGCGGCCACCCGGGCCGAGCACCTCGCCGGCCGTCTGGCGCCCGCCCGCGACCGCCTCGCCGCCGCCTGCGAGCGCGACGAACTCGCCGCCCGCGCCGAGCGCGCCGAGGCGAGGCTGCGCACCGCGCACACCGGCGTCAACGAGGCGCGGGCGCACTGGCTCGACCTGAAGGAACGCCGGCTGCGCGGCATCGCCGCCGAGATCGCCTCGGCCCTGGAGCCCGGCGCGCCCTGCGCCGTCTGCGGCTCGGCCGAACACCCGGCCCCCGCCCGCGCGGAGGCCGGCCATGTGGACCGCGCCGCCGAGGAGGCGGCCTACGAGGCGAGCGTCCGGGCCGAACAGACCCGCGCGGCCGCCGAACGCGAACTGGCCGTCACCCGCGAGTCCCACACCACGGCCGCCCTCCGCGCCCGCGCACCCGTCCCGTCGGGTGCCGCACCCGGCCCGGCGGCGCCGGACGGCGACGACACCAAGGCCCGCCTCGCGCCCGCGACGGCGGCCCGCTCCGCGTCCGGCGGGTCGGGGATCCCGCACGCCTTGGGCGAGGCGGACGCCGGGCGGATGTCCGGGCAGGACGGCATGGTGCGGGGCCGGGGTGCCTCCGGCGGGGCGGAGGGCGATCGCGCGCCCGCGACGGCGGCCCGCTCCGCGTGCGGCGCGTCGGCGGTCCCGCACGCCTTGGGCGAGGCGGACGCCGGGCGGATGTCCGGGCAGGACGGCATGGTGCGGGACCGGGGTGCCTCCGGCGGGGCGGAGGGCGATCGCGCGCCCGCGACGGCGGCCCGCTCCGCGTCCGGCGCGTCGGCGGTCCCGCACGCCTTCGGCGAGGCGGACGCCGGGCAGGATCCCGGGGCCGCCGAGGCGGCGCCGGACGGCACGGAGGCCCGCCTCGCGCCTGCGGCGGATGCACCCGACGGCGGCGGGGACGGGGTGGCGCGTTCGCGGGTGGTTGCGGGGGAGGGGCGGGAGCGTGCCGGGGTGCCCGGGCCGCGGGAGGGGGACGTGGATCCCGCCGTGGACGATCTGCGGGCCGCGGTCGCCGAGCTGGAGCGCCGGCACGCCGAGGCGCACCGCACCGCCGCCGGGATGCACGACGCGCGGGAGGCGCTGGAGCGGGGCGAGCGGGAGCACCGGGAGCGGCTGGAGGCCCGCAGGGCCGCCGAGCGGTCGATCGCCGCGCGCCTCTCGCGCCGTGAGGCGATCGACCAGGAGCAGGCCGCCATCGAGGACGAGCTCGCCCGGGCGCGCGGCGGGGCCGCGAGCGTCGCCGACCACGCAGCGCGGCTGGAGCGCCGCATCGGCCTGCTCGCCGCGGCGGCCGAGGCCCTGCGGCAGCTCGGCACGGCGGAGCAGCGGCTGGCGGAAGCCGGGGAACGGCTCGCCGACGCGGCCCGCGACGCCGGTTTCGCGACCGTCGACGACGCCGCGGACGCCGTCCTCGACGAGCGTGCGCGGCGCGAGGCCGAGGCGGGCGTCGAGTCGTGGCGCACCGAGGCCGCGGCCGTCGCCGAGCGGCTGGCCGAGGACGACGCCCGCGCGGCCGCCGGTCTGCCCGCGGCCGCGCCGGAGGCCGCCGCGGCCCTCGCGGCGGCCGCCGAACGCGAGTCGCGCGAGGCCGCTGCCGCGCTCGCCGCCGCCCGGGAGCGCTGCGCGGCGCTGGACCGCCTCTCGGCGGGGGCGGCGGAGGAGGTCCGCGGGCTCGGCCCGCTGCGCGAGCGCTACGACCGGGTGGCGCGGCTGGCCGGCCTCACGGCCGGCACCTCGGCCGACAACGAACGCAAGATGCGCCTGGAGTCCTACGTCCTGGCGGCCCGGCTGGAACAGGTCGCCGCGGCCGCCACCGTGCGCCTCCAGCGGATGTCGTCCGGGCGGTACACCCTGGTCCACTCCGACGCCCGCGCCGGCGGACGGCGGGCCGGACTCGGGCTGCACGTGGTGGACGCCTGGACGGGCCGGGAGCGCGACACCGCCACCCTCTCCGGCGGGGAGACCTTCTTCGCCTCACTGGCGCTCGCCCTCGGCCTCGCGGACGTGGTGACCGACGAGGCGGGCGGCACCCGGCTCGACACCCTCTTCGTCGACGAGGGCTTCGGCAGCCTCGACGAGCAGACCCTCGACGAGGTGCTCGACGTCCTGGACTCGCTGCGCGAACGCGACCGGAGCGTGGGGATCGTCAGCCATGTCGGCGACCTGCGCCGCCGGATCCCCGTCCAGCTCGAAGTGGTCAAGGACCGGTCCGGGTCGGCCGTCCGGCTGCGGACGGGGGACGTGCTCGCCGACTGA
- a CDS encoding Lrp/AsnC family transcriptional regulator, whose translation MSGYSPDATDWRILGALQAQGRASFTELAKEVSMSASAVTERVRRLEEAGVIKGYTAVVDPERLGLPIMALVRLRYPTGNYKPFHDLLDTTPEIVEAHHVTGDDCFVLKVTARSMRHLEEVSGKIGGLGSVTTSVVYSSPLPSRAISR comes from the coding sequence ATGAGCGGATATTCACCGGACGCCACCGACTGGCGCATTCTCGGGGCACTGCAGGCCCAGGGCAGGGCGAGCTTCACCGAGCTCGCCAAGGAGGTCTCGATGTCGGCGAGCGCCGTCACCGAGCGGGTGCGCCGGCTGGAGGAGGCCGGGGTGATCAAGGGGTACACGGCCGTCGTGGATCCCGAGCGGCTCGGTCTGCCGATCATGGCCCTGGTGCGGCTGCGGTATCCGACGGGCAACTACAAGCCGTTCCACGACCTGCTGGACACCACGCCGGAGATCGTGGAGGCGCACCATGTCACGGGCGACGACTGCTTCGTGCTGAAGGTCACCGCCCGCTCGATGCGGCACCTGGAGGAGGTGTCCGGCAAGATCGGCGGCCTCGGTTCGGTGACCACCAGCGTGGTGTACTCCTCCCCGCTGCCGAGCCGCGCGATCAGCCGCTGA
- a CDS encoding rhodanese-like domain-containing protein: MNSTRNTAAATVAPNPVLRVPPASPAAAAAYFGASLAFHADVSDVAAALASGGDPGFVVVDSRSTESWDQGHVPGAVHLPTALVPEQAEHLLDRSVPVVTYCWGPGCNGATRSALALAELGFQVKEMLGGFEYWAREGFAYETWEGTRTREADPLTAPVDGDCGC, translated from the coding sequence ATGAACAGCACCCGGAACACCGCCGCCGCGACCGTCGCCCCCAACCCCGTCCTGCGCGTCCCGCCCGCCTCGCCCGCCGCCGCGGCGGCGTACTTCGGGGCGAGTCTCGCCTTCCACGCCGATGTCTCCGACGTGGCCGCCGCCCTCGCCTCGGGCGGCGACCCCGGCTTCGTCGTGGTCGACTCCCGTTCCACCGAGTCCTGGGACCAGGGGCACGTCCCCGGGGCGGTCCACCTGCCGACGGCGCTCGTTCCCGAACAGGCGGAGCACCTGCTGGACCGGTCGGTGCCGGTGGTCACCTACTGCTGGGGCCCGGGCTGCAACGGGGCGACCCGGTCCGCCCTCGCCCTCGCCGAACTCGGCTTCCAGGTCAAGGAGATGCTGGGCGGCTTCGAGTACTGGGCGCGCGAGGGCTTCGCCTACGAGACCTGGGAGGGCACCCGCACCCGCGAGGCCGACCCGCTGACGGCACCCGTCGACGGGGACTGCGGCTGCTGA